The segment TCGCCCAGATCGCGGCGGCCCGGCCGGCGGCACGTTCCCCACCCGCCGACTCGACGGATCGCCACAACACGTCCGACCACTCCTGGGCGTTGTGGTCACTGAACGACGGCTGAGTGATCATCTCGGGGTGGAGCAGGTAGGTGAGCACCATCGCCGTGTTCACGGCACGTTTCTGGTTGCGCCATCCGGCGAGCTGCTCAGCCATCCGAGCGAGGAATTCCTCCGCGGCGTCCTCGGCCTCGCGGAGCTGTTCGGTGAGCCGGCGCAGGTCGGTCTGTCCCTCGTGCATCGCCAGCGTGCGCAACACCTGTGGTCGGGCCAGCAGCAACAGCTCCCCGGCCGTCCGGTCCCCGGTCACTACCCGGTCGGGATTGCTGAACAACTGTGCCAGCCCGGCGACGGAGGCGTCGTGCCCGCGGAAGACAGGTGGTAGCTGCGGGTTGGCCTGCACGATGAAGGACGCGACCGCGAGGTTGATCTCGTCGGGTCGGCGTCGGAACAGGGACCGGTCGACGGTGGTGTCGTTCAGGTCGTCCATCAGCCAGGCGCCCAGCGTGGCCAGCTCCTCCGCCGACCCGAACAGTCGCGCCGCGGCCTTCCAGTCGCGCTGCATCTCCGCCGCCAGGCTGCGCGGGTCGGTGAAACGCATCCCGTTGAAGTGGAACGGGGGAACATCGGACGTGCCGCGCTGGCGAGAGCTGCCGCCGTCCAGCGCCGCGCGCGACACCACGGGATAGACGGACTTGGGCGACGGTGGGGTAGGTGGCGCGGTGAGCGGGAGCTCGGGGGGAGGGTATGTCGGGGGGCTCTCGACCCGTGTCGGGCCGATACCAGCGACGGAGCCCTCGCCGTGTTCTACAGGAGGCGCGGGTGACATCACCGCGGTCTGCGGCACGCTGTTGACGGGGGACACGAGGAGGGTCAGGAGGCGGGCCGCGTCCGGACGCCGCTCGGGATCCTTCTCCAACGCGGCGCGAACCGTGGAGGCCAGCGGCTCCTCCAGCGCCCCGATGTCGGGCGCGCCAGTGAGAACCCGAGTGATGCGGGCCGCCTGGGTCGGTCCCGGGAACGCTTCCCTGCCGGTGCCCGCGAACACCATCGACGCCCCCCACGCGAACACGTCCACGGCGGGGCCGAGTCGTGCTCCCTCCAACTGCTCGGGAGCCATGTAGCCGACCGTGCCGACCACCCCGCTCGCGGTGACCGCCGTCGCCTCCAGGCCGCGGGCGATTCCGAAGTCGATGACGCGTGGTCCGTCCGCCGCCAACATGATGTTGTCCGGCTTCAGGTCCCGGTGGACCACCCCGGCCGCGTGAATCGCCGCGAGCGCCGTGGCCGTCGACACCGCGAGCCGGTGGAGCGCGTCCCCGGAGCGGGGGCCCTCGTTCACCACCGCCGTACTGAGCGTCGGGCCGTCCACGTACTCCGTGGCGATCCAGGGCTGGTCGGCGTCAGGGTCCGCGTCCAGGATCGGGGCCACGCAGAACCCGCTGACCTTTCGGGCCTGCGACAGCTCCTCGGCGAACCGGCGGCGCATCGCGGGGTCAGAGGTCATGCTGGTGTGCAGGACCTTGACCGCGGCGCGTTGACCCTCCTCGTCCACCCCGAGGAAGACCTCACCGAAGCCGCCCCGCCCCAGCAGCTCGACCGTCCGGTACGGCCCCACCTGGCCGGGTCCGACGACCTGCGGGTCGGTCTCGTGGACCTCGTCACTGCCTTCCGCCACGATCGCTCCTCGGTGACCCGGGTTTTCGTCGGGACACTATGGCACGCGGTGACGGACGAACTCCACTTGAGTCGCCGGGTGGGGCCAAGTTCGCGATCGATTAGTCGTCGTATTCGACCTGGAGCCGCGGTTGGCCGTCGGCGCAGGTGATCGTGTACTCGACCTCCTGGCCACCGCCCTCGAACTCCACTTCGGCGTCGTCGTCGGGCCCCGGGTCGACGTCCTCCACCCAGAACCCCTGGGCGGCGACCCACCACACGAGCTCGGCCCGTCCGTCGGTGCAGCGTGCGAGCACCGTGCCCCCGTCCTCGGAGAAGAGGGCGCTGCCGTCGTCCTCTTGGGCGTCGGCGTCGTCGGGAACCTCGGGGAGCTGTCCGGACGGGAGCTCTTCAGGAGGCTCCTCGCTCTCCGGTGCGGACGGGTCGTCCTTGGCTTCGTCACCTCCGTCGCCGTTGTTCTCGGCGCGCTGGAGCTCCGCGGCGACCTCGGCGTCCGACATGGGCTCGCCCGGGCCGGTGAGAGACCCACCCTGGACCAGGAGCACAGCGGTGATTCCGGCCGCGACGGCGACGATGGCGGCGGCGACCCACCCAGCGATGACGATTCGTGACTGCATGCCCATCAGAGTTCCTCACCAGAGACTAAGACCAGGCTAAGAGGTCCCTAAGTCGGAGTTCAGGACCCAACCTTGGGCAACGCGCCCTCG is part of the Spiractinospora alimapuensis genome and harbors:
- a CDS encoding serine/threonine-protein kinase, with protein sequence MAEGSDEVHETDPQVVGPGQVGPYRTVELLGRGGFGEVFLGVDEEGQRAAVKVLHTSMTSDPAMRRRFAEELSQARKVSGFCVAPILDADPDADQPWIATEYVDGPTLSTAVVNEGPRSGDALHRLAVSTATALAAIHAAGVVHRDLKPDNIMLAADGPRVIDFGIARGLEATAVTASGVVGTVGYMAPEQLEGARLGPAVDVFAWGASMVFAGTGREAFPGPTQAARITRVLTGAPDIGALEEPLASTVRAALEKDPERRPDAARLLTLLVSPVNSVPQTAVMSPAPPVEHGEGSVAGIGPTRVESPPTYPPPELPLTAPPTPPSPKSVYPVVSRAALDGGSSRQRGTSDVPPFHFNGMRFTDPRSLAAEMQRDWKAAARLFGSAEELATLGAWLMDDLNDTTVDRSLFRRRPDEINLAVASFIVQANPQLPPVFRGHDASVAGLAQLFSNPDRVVTGDRTAGELLLLARPQVLRTLAMHEGQTDLRRLTEQLREAEDAAEEFLARMAEQLAGWRNQKRAVNTAMVLTYLLHPEMITQPSFSDHNAQEWSDVLWRSVESAGGERAAGRAAAIWATTDIVASLGDQRRQWELRLHDAKQELEAAERSVWLWRWLHPIRIAFIIIGVGLVLLGGNLQLFDLGSFPWPPYISGIALIVAGVIIGRCDRPRDGFPTTRKAARARAAYLSQTLPQLDAGVRAIQRDLQVARHICAG